Proteins encoded in a region of the Gulosibacter sediminis genome:
- a CDS encoding ABC transporter ATP-binding protein — translation MPENAELRHNLVLDGPHRKDSPSITVLADDIHMSYDVMADKRARKGRRAIGGRQKMRFRALRGVSLAAREGEFIGLVGRNGSGKSTLLRVLAGLEPPTKGTVVTSAKPQLLGVSAAMMPDLSGEENIRLGLLAMGLSPSDVLDRRNRIADLSGLGDALRMPMRTYSSGMGARLRFAISVAADPDILMIDEALSTGDASFMERSRRAMERMIDTAGTVFLVSHAAQTIEELCTRAIWIDQGEIIADGPAVDIARAYRWYAHNLAQDKVDKAAELLNDARQSLAYRQKAIRADARILRRKSFAEATGQIQIVKD, via the coding sequence ATGCCAGAGAACGCTGAACTTCGACACAATCTCGTACTCGACGGCCCTCACCGCAAAGACTCACCGAGTATCACGGTACTCGCCGACGACATTCACATGAGTTATGACGTCATGGCAGACAAGCGCGCGAGAAAAGGCAGGCGAGCTATCGGTGGCCGTCAGAAGATGCGGTTCCGCGCCCTTCGCGGCGTCTCACTCGCGGCTCGCGAGGGCGAGTTCATCGGTCTTGTCGGACGCAATGGATCAGGTAAGAGCACCCTCCTCCGCGTACTCGCGGGCCTTGAACCTCCAACCAAGGGCACCGTGGTCACCTCGGCAAAACCTCAGTTACTCGGAGTCAGCGCCGCGATGATGCCGGATCTTTCCGGCGAAGAGAATATCCGCCTCGGGCTCCTAGCCATGGGCCTTTCCCCCAGTGACGTGCTGGATCGACGCAATCGCATCGCCGATCTTTCCGGACTCGGCGATGCACTTCGCATGCCAATGCGAACATACTCCTCCGGCATGGGTGCACGACTCCGCTTTGCCATCTCGGTTGCGGCCGACCCGGACATCCTCATGATCGACGAAGCCCTGTCGACCGGCGACGCATCGTTCATGGAACGTTCACGCCGCGCAATGGAGCGCATGATCGACACTGCTGGAACGGTCTTTCTGGTGAGCCACGCAGCGCAGACTATCGAGGAACTCTGCACCCGCGCGATTTGGATCGACCAGGGCGAGATCATTGCCGACGGCCCCGCTGTCGACATCGCCCGCGCGTATCGCTGGTATGCCCACAATTTGGCCCAAGACAAAGTTGATAAAGCCGCCGAGTTGTTGAATGACGCGCGTCAGTCGCTCGCATACCGCCAAAAAGCGATTCGTGCCGACGCCCGAATTTTGCGTCGAAAGAGCTTCGCCGAAGCAACCGGCCAGATTCAAATCGTCAAAGACTAG
- a CDS encoding DUF3558 family protein, whose protein sequence is MRGKLVPESDATACWSGEDEGMEPRPFSFLSPRRSRLAGIAAFAGAALSLSGCSVQEVTHTVNGEDVSDAERPLAADEIDACTALSDETLEALGLAELEPVELTAADAPGCDWSGINDYTTPSLVLWVTEPETPSEDDEIVTIDGVDVNVWSIAGNSGRYVAYFDDVTLSVNYLGAELDIDAHDALELAMRDVLEHYGRS, encoded by the coding sequence ATGCGCGGCAAGCTCGTTCCCGAGAGTGATGCGACCGCCTGCTGGTCGGGCGAGGATGAGGGCATGGAGCCTCGGCCGTTCTCGTTCCTCTCTCCCCGCCGCTCTCGCCTCGCGGGGATAGCCGCGTTCGCCGGCGCCGCGTTATCGCTCAGCGGCTGCTCGGTGCAGGAGGTGACGCACACGGTCAACGGTGAAGACGTCAGCGACGCCGAGCGTCCGCTCGCGGCCGACGAGATCGACGCCTGTACGGCCTTAAGCGACGAGACGCTCGAAGCGCTCGGGCTCGCCGAACTCGAGCCAGTCGAGCTGACGGCGGCCGACGCACCGGGCTGCGACTGGAGCGGCATCAACGACTACACGACGCCGTCGCTCGTTCTCTGGGTGACCGAACCCGAGACGCCGTCAGAGGACGACGAGATCGTGACGATCGACGGCGTCGACGTCAACGTGTGGTCGATCGCCGGCAACTCGGGGCGCTACGTCGCCTATTTCGACGACGTCACGCTCTCGGTGAACTACCTCGGCGCCGAGCTCGACATCGACGCGCACGACGCCCTCGAACTCGCGATGCGCGACGTGCTCGAGCACTACGGGCGGTCGTAG
- a CDS encoding DUF2520 domain-containing protein → MTSFDSAQQRDGRLGVGLVGDAPFGPVFAAGLAGAGHALIGVAVSDGSPAERVAAMLPGAGRLTEARVIERSELVILAEPADRLEARIRELTELGAWVPGQLVVHTCAEFGTAPLGKALDRGVIPLAIHPAIDVTGTSLDLARLKEGWCAVTAPRPVLPIAQALVVELGAEPVVIAEEHRGRYAEAIETATSFTRSIVQQSTSILSEIGVEQPGFVLSSLVRSAADNALAQAQDLIIPDDLDDAAGQ, encoded by the coding sequence ATGACCTCTTTCGATTCCGCGCAGCAGCGCGATGGCCGGCTCGGCGTCGGCCTTGTTGGTGATGCGCCGTTCGGCCCGGTGTTTGCGGCCGGGCTCGCCGGTGCCGGGCACGCACTGATCGGCGTTGCCGTCAGCGACGGGTCGCCGGCCGAGCGGGTCGCCGCGATGCTGCCCGGCGCCGGTCGACTCACTGAGGCCCGGGTAATTGAGCGCTCCGAGCTCGTGATTCTGGCCGAACCTGCCGACCGACTCGAGGCGCGCATCCGCGAGCTCACCGAGCTTGGCGCGTGGGTGCCCGGGCAGCTTGTCGTGCACACGTGCGCCGAATTCGGCACCGCACCGCTTGGGAAGGCGTTGGATCGGGGCGTGATTCCGCTCGCGATTCACCCGGCGATCGACGTGACCGGCACCTCGCTCGACCTTGCTCGGTTGAAGGAGGGCTGGTGCGCGGTGACCGCGCCGCGGCCCGTGCTGCCGATCGCGCAGGCACTCGTCGTCGAGCTTGGCGCCGAGCCGGTCGTAATCGCCGAGGAGCATCGCGGTCGTTACGCCGAGGCGATCGAGACCGCGACGTCGTTCACGCGGTCGATCGTGCAGCAGTCGACGAGCATCCTCAGCGAGATCGGCGTCGAGCAGCCCGGCTTCGTGCTGTCGAGTCTCGTGCGCTCGGCCGCCGACAACGCGCTCGCGCAGGCGCAAGATCTCATCATTCCCGACGACCTCGACGACGCCGCGGGGCAGTAG
- a CDS encoding glycosyltransferase family 4 protein, translating into MTLNLPRNLRIAATAVAGHLLDDPARFALLASQRFPSGFAKPVAALLDRFGPLGEAYAEWMRGHRDDAVAKLENLPPQRGRKQGLFANLAIAADRPDLLEGNASATAPVLEARAKWQLGELSQALAALEHSYAPSARKYRRVLEGEQTLLTPIYRLPSSAMRIPQAPRSSAPRVLHLLTNSLPHTQSGYTLRSHEILKAQRDAGMAVLAVTRIGYPVTVGKLGAHDVDIVDGIEYHRVLPGRLGSTMPDRLDKQVRELDSIVARFQPTVIHTTTNYTNALVAQSLAARHSLPWTYEVRGMLEKTWATSRATEAAREAAASSERFQLMHAREAELAKAASHVFTISSTMRDELVERGVPADKISLIPNSIDGQLLERSSVPAEVRAELGLPSEGFWAGAVSSLVDYEGHDLLIDAVGQMRTHGIDARVLIAGDGASRPELLQLANALGDAAHLPGRVSPELAKRYVEALDAVVVARRDLEVTRSVTPLKPIEAMALGRPVVVSDLPPLRELVGENKRGVVVEADSATAVSEALTMLATDASRNVELAAAGKQFASSMTWDSAATEYRRVFTDLEPGS; encoded by the coding sequence ATGACTCTGAATCTCCCTCGCAACCTGCGCATCGCCGCAACGGCCGTTGCCGGCCACCTGCTCGACGACCCCGCACGGTTTGCGCTGCTCGCCTCGCAGCGATTCCCGTCGGGGTTCGCCAAGCCGGTCGCGGCGCTGCTCGATCGCTTCGGCCCGCTCGGCGAGGCCTACGCCGAATGGATGCGCGGGCACCGCGACGACGCCGTCGCCAAGCTCGAGAACCTCCCACCGCAGCGCGGGCGCAAGCAGGGCTTGTTCGCCAACCTCGCGATCGCTGCCGACCGGCCCGACCTCCTCGAGGGCAACGCCTCGGCCACGGCCCCGGTACTCGAGGCTCGCGCGAAATGGCAGCTCGGCGAGCTGTCGCAGGCGTTGGCCGCGCTCGAGCACTCCTACGCGCCGAGCGCGCGGAAGTATCGCCGCGTGCTCGAGGGCGAGCAGACGCTCCTCACTCCTATCTATCGGCTGCCCAGCTCCGCGATGCGGATTCCCCAGGCGCCCCGGTCGAGCGCGCCGCGCGTGCTGCACCTGCTCACGAACTCGCTCCCCCACACGCAGTCGGGCTACACGCTGCGCTCACACGAGATCCTCAAGGCGCAGCGCGACGCCGGCATGGCCGTGTTGGCGGTCACCCGCATCGGGTATCCGGTGACGGTCGGCAAGCTCGGCGCGCACGACGTCGATATCGTCGACGGCATCGAGTACCACCGCGTCTTACCAGGGCGACTCGGATCGACAATGCCCGATCGCCTCGACAAGCAGGTGCGCGAACTCGACTCGATCGTGGCGCGATTCCAGCCGACCGTGATTCACACGACGACGAACTACACGAACGCACTCGTCGCCCAGTCGCTCGCCGCCCGCCACAGCTTGCCGTGGACCTACGAGGTGCGCGGCATGCTCGAGAAGACGTGGGCGACATCGCGCGCGACCGAGGCGGCCCGCGAGGCGGCTGCCTCGAGCGAGCGGTTCCAGCTCATGCACGCGCGCGAGGCCGAACTCGCCAAGGCCGCGAGCCACGTCTTCACGATCTCGTCGACGATGCGCGACGAACTTGTCGAGCGGGGTGTGCCGGCCGACAAGATCAGCCTCATCCCGAACTCAATCGATGGGCAACTCCTCGAGCGCAGCTCGGTTCCGGCCGAGGTCCGCGCCGAACTCGGGCTCCCCAGCGAGGGATTCTGGGCTGGCGCGGTGTCGTCCCTCGTCGACTACGAAGGGCACGATCTTCTGATCGACGCGGTCGGTCAGATGCGCACCCATGGCATTGACGCTCGTGTGTTGATCGCGGGCGACGGCGCCTCTCGCCCAGAGCTCCTGCAGCTTGCCAACGCGCTTGGCGACGCAGCACACTTGCCGGGCCGCGTGTCTCCAGAGCTGGCAAAGCGGTATGTCGAGGCGCTCGATGCGGTTGTCGTTGCCCGTCGCGACCTCGAAGTCACTCGGTCGGTCACTCCGCTGAAGCCGATTGAAGCGATGGCGCTGGGACGGCCCGTGGTCGTGAGCGATCTTCCCCCGCTACGCGAACTGGTCGGTGAGAACAAGCGTGGCGTCGTAGTTGAGGCAGATTCGGCAACGGCCGTGTCTGAGGCCCTGACTATGCTTGCAACAGACGCGTCCCGCAACGTTGAGCTGGCAGCAGCAGGAAAACAGTTCGCTTCCTCGATGACTTGGGACTCGGCCGCCACCGAGTACCGACGGGTTTTCACCGACCTTGAGCCCGGAAGTTAA
- a CDS encoding family 78 glycoside hydrolase catalytic domain: MSVFALALTLPMWLANIPPAGADEGSTAPAGLRVNGLAEPADLDDLSSPSFSWQVLSPTQSAYRIVVSADAVAAAQGTGDTWDSGKVASAEQTNVPYTGPELNPNQRYYWSVETWDADDASSGRSETAWFGTAPGSTWGDAEAIWASLPDSEQVVWGDYTATMNVTITQTALGVLFRSPDSGNGLMWQFRADNNTIVPHTLKSGAYAALPAVQLPAGTIALNTPLEIAITVEGATVTTSIDGVEVDSTESTDAPADGTIGFRTGRSEAGQVHDVAVTAADGTELLTNDFASSNPFTCGSIEGGNYLVKNSQACTVASAEQSDDWALLRTDFAPKQDDLVAATLYATAGDFRDHKQYAYKAYVNGEFVGLGPTNHIDAENRYDGFDVTDLVTSGDNAIGVIAYTQAEKNQRFIAMLRLDFADGSTQTITSGDDWQTLTGGEIWPDAGSIGTGYFSAPKENLDLQHFPSGFDEAGFDDSAWQPATVKTQFEQLEATPTAKVEEQLHAPASITEVGDGHYFVDFGETWIGGVNLSFANGTAGQQVDLRFAEVPTTAGGTTAKYQLNTGNTYQDVVTLRDGEQTIETWGLRVFRYVEIIGAPEAITAENLSALALVYPFNEEASSFTSSNDNLNQVYELSKHSIEALNVNFYTDSWTRERTNYEADAYLQQMSTLYLMEDLSLGQYSMNYFESNRTWPTEWPIYVVLAVHDAWAQTGNIGQVASYYDNLAEKLPTEWLNDDTGLIGKSNRSNGCNSQTDCDIVDWPTSQRDGYEFRYYNTVLNALSYRAYTDMANMATALDKPEDATTYQGIADGIRDGMNEYLFDADNNRYDDGMAADGTLTGHYALHASAFSLAFGVVDDEHAAAVAEYVASRDMACSVYCAGFSITGLFNGGQADAAIDQLSADGTSSWMNMINRGAGATAEAWDESQKSNLTYSHPWAASPAFHVPSGLFGIKPVEAGYSSFEIAPQPGSLDYGTVTVPTVKGEVGAGFAHDSAGDLAVIAQVPGNTSASVTVPVPDGTTQVFVDGDAVDVTPSGGNVVLDDVTAGCHLVTLSNSSDAASDANLTSVCDPTTDEPGPEPAPAWDATATYNDGDTVTYNGSTWEASWWTRNQAPGDAYGPWQEIKVDDAGNVVWTPTRIYDTGDTVVHDGKTYVAKWWTRNQAPGDQWGPWELQEG; this comes from the coding sequence GTGAGCGTGTTCGCGCTGGCGCTCACGCTGCCGATGTGGCTCGCCAACATTCCACCGGCCGGCGCCGACGAGGGCAGCACCGCGCCAGCCGGCCTGCGCGTGAACGGCCTCGCCGAGCCCGCCGACCTCGACGACCTGAGCAGCCCATCCTTCTCGTGGCAGGTGCTCAGTCCCACGCAGAGCGCCTACCGCATCGTCGTGAGCGCGGATGCGGTGGCGGCGGCCCAGGGCACGGGCGACACCTGGGACTCGGGCAAGGTCGCCTCGGCCGAGCAGACGAACGTGCCGTACACCGGCCCCGAGCTCAACCCGAACCAGCGCTACTACTGGTCGGTCGAGACGTGGGATGCGGATGACGCGTCGAGCGGCCGCAGCGAGACCGCGTGGTTCGGCACCGCGCCGGGCTCGACCTGGGGCGACGCCGAGGCGATCTGGGCGTCCCTCCCCGACTCCGAGCAGGTGGTCTGGGGTGACTACACGGCGACGATGAACGTGACGATCACGCAGACCGCGCTCGGCGTGCTCTTCCGCTCGCCCGACAGCGGCAACGGCCTCATGTGGCAGTTCCGCGCCGACAACAACACGATCGTGCCGCACACCCTGAAGAGCGGCGCCTACGCCGCCCTCCCCGCGGTGCAACTGCCGGCCGGCACCATCGCGCTGAACACGCCGCTCGAAATCGCGATCACCGTCGAGGGCGCGACCGTCACCACCTCGATTGACGGCGTCGAGGTCGACTCGACCGAAAGCACGGATGCGCCTGCCGACGGCACGATCGGCTTCCGCACTGGCCGCTCGGAGGCGGGCCAGGTGCACGACGTCGCCGTCACGGCGGCCGACGGCACCGAGCTGCTCACGAACGACTTCGCCTCGAGCAACCCGTTCACCTGCGGCTCGATCGAGGGCGGCAACTACCTCGTGAAGAACAGCCAGGCCTGCACCGTCGCGAGCGCCGAGCAAAGCGACGACTGGGCGCTGCTGCGCACCGACTTCGCGCCGAAGCAGGACGACCTCGTCGCGGCGACGCTCTACGCGACCGCCGGCGACTTCCGCGACCACAAGCAGTACGCCTACAAGGCGTACGTCAACGGCGAGTTCGTGGGCCTCGGCCCGACGAACCACATCGATGCCGAGAACCGCTACGACGGCTTCGACGTGACCGACCTCGTCACGAGCGGCGACAATGCCATCGGCGTCATCGCCTACACACAGGCCGAGAAGAACCAGCGCTTCATCGCGATGCTGCGCCTCGACTTCGCCGACGGTTCGACGCAGACCATCACGAGTGGCGACGACTGGCAGACCCTCACCGGCGGCGAGATCTGGCCCGACGCCGGGTCGATCGGCACCGGCTACTTCTCGGCGCCGAAGGAGAACCTCGACCTGCAGCACTTCCCGTCGGGCTTCGACGAGGCGGGCTTTGACGACAGCGCGTGGCAACCGGCGACGGTGAAGACGCAGTTCGAGCAGCTCGAGGCGACCCCGACGGCGAAGGTCGAGGAGCAACTCCATGCCCCCGCATCCATCACCGAGGTCGGCGACGGCCACTACTTCGTCGACTTCGGCGAAACGTGGATCGGCGGCGTGAACCTGTCGTTCGCGAACGGCACTGCCGGCCAGCAGGTCGACCTGCGCTTCGCCGAGGTGCCCACCACGGCCGGCGGCACGACGGCGAAGTACCAGCTCAACACGGGCAACACGTACCAAGACGTCGTCACGCTGCGCGACGGCGAGCAGACGATTGAGACGTGGGGCCTGCGCGTGTTCCGCTACGTCGAGATCATCGGGGCGCCCGAGGCGATCACGGCCGAGAACCTCAGCGCGCTCGCGCTCGTGTATCCGTTCAACGAGGAGGCCTCGTCGTTCACGTCGTCGAACGACAACCTCAACCAGGTGTACGAGCTGTCGAAGCACTCGATTGAGGCGCTCAACGTGAACTTCTACACCGACTCGTGGACTCGTGAGCGCACGAACTACGAGGCCGACGCGTACCTGCAGCAGATGTCGACGCTGTACCTCATGGAGGACCTCTCGCTCGGGCAGTACTCGATGAATTACTTCGAGAGCAACCGCACGTGGCCGACCGAGTGGCCGATCTACGTGGTGCTCGCGGTGCACGACGCGTGGGCGCAGACCGGCAACATCGGCCAGGTCGCGAGCTACTACGACAACCTCGCCGAGAAGCTGCCCACCGAGTGGCTCAACGACGACACCGGCCTCATCGGCAAGTCGAACCGCTCGAACGGCTGCAACAGCCAGACCGATTGCGACATCGTCGACTGGCCGACGAGCCAGCGCGACGGCTACGAGTTCCGCTACTACAACACCGTGCTCAACGCCCTGTCGTACCGCGCGTACACCGACATGGCGAACATGGCGACGGCGCTCGACAAGCCCGAAGACGCGACGACCTACCAGGGCATCGCCGACGGCATTCGCGACGGCATGAACGAGTACCTGTTCGACGCCGACAACAACCGCTACGACGATGGCATGGCGGCCGACGGCACGCTCACCGGCCACTACGCCCTGCACGCGAGCGCGTTCTCGCTCGCGTTCGGCGTGGTTGACGACGAGCACGCCGCCGCGGTGGCCGAGTACGTCGCCTCGCGCGACATGGCCTGCAGCGTCTACTGCGCCGGCTTCTCGATCACCGGGTTGTTCAACGGTGGCCAGGCCGACGCGGCGATCGATCAGCTCTCGGCCGACGGCACGTCGAGCTGGATGAACATGATCAACCGCGGTGCCGGCGCCACGGCCGAGGCGTGGGATGAGTCGCAGAAGAGCAACCTCACCTACTCTCACCCCTGGGCCGCAAGCCCCGCGTTCCACGTGCCGAGTGGCCTGTTCGGCATCAAGCCGGTCGAGGCGGGCTACAGCAGCTTCGAGATCGCGCCGCAACCGGGTTCGCTCGACTACGGCACCGTGACCGTACCGACGGTCAAGGGCGAGGTCGGGGCGGGCTTCGCGCACGACAGCGCGGGCGACCTCGCGGTGATCGCGCAGGTGCCGGGCAACACGAGTGCGTCGGTGACGGTGCCCGTGCCCGACGGCACGACGCAGGTGTTCGTCGACGGCGACGCGGTCGACGTCACTCCGAGCGGCGGCAACGTCGTGCTCGACGACGTCACGGCAGGCTGCCACCTCGTCACGCTGAGCAACAGCTCCGATGCGGCGAGCGACGCGAACCTCACCTCGGTCTGCGACCCGACGACGGATGAGCCGGGCCCCGAGCCCGCGCCGGCGTGGGATGCGACGGCCACGTACAACGACGGTGACACCGTGACCTACAACGGCTCGACTTGGGAGGCGTCGTGGTGGACCCGCAACCAGGCCCCGGGCGACGCCTACGGCCCGTGGCAGGAGATCAAGGTCGACGACGCCGGCAACGTGGTGTGGACGCCGACGCGCATCTACGACACGGGCGACACCGTGGTGCACGACGGTAAGACCTACGTCGCGAAGTGGTGGACCCGCAACCAGGCCCCGGGCGACCAGTGGGGCCCCTGGGAGCTGCAGGAGGGCTAA
- a CDS encoding YdcF family protein produces MAADAWLRRLWWQAGATLAAMVIGFGAVYFLPVRTEAHEVDAIVVLGVPNERLGHALELVDRGYADVLVVSSPDPLVAPSRVPWTCREHDFGDTLDLSDGVEVTQYCFTPEPFDTRGEAQYVSALAAEHGWDEVMVVTYRTHVSRARWYFERCAPNVEASFIGVTRPWQPGRVLERFAYETGAWMKAAVVDPC; encoded by the coding sequence GTGGCCGCGGATGCGTGGCTGCGGCGGCTGTGGTGGCAGGCCGGGGCGACGCTCGCCGCGATGGTGATCGGCTTCGGCGCCGTCTACTTTTTGCCGGTGCGCACCGAGGCGCATGAGGTCGACGCGATCGTCGTGCTCGGCGTGCCGAATGAACGACTCGGGCATGCGCTCGAGCTGGTCGATCGGGGCTATGCCGACGTGCTCGTGGTGTCGTCGCCGGATCCATTGGTGGCGCCGTCGCGGGTGCCGTGGACGTGCCGCGAGCACGACTTCGGCGACACGCTCGACCTCAGCGATGGCGTCGAGGTGACGCAGTACTGCTTCACGCCCGAGCCGTTCGATACGCGCGGTGAGGCGCAGTACGTGTCGGCGCTCGCGGCGGAGCACGGGTGGGATGAGGTCATGGTCGTGACGTATCGCACCCACGTGAGCCGGGCGCGCTGGTACTTCGAGCGGTGCGCGCCGAACGTCGAGGCGTCGTTCATCGGCGTCACGCGGCCGTGGCAGCCGGGCCGCGTGCTCGAGCGCTTCGCCTACGAGACCGGCGCCTGGATGAAGGCGGCCGTCGTCGACCCCTGCTGA
- a CDS encoding protease inhibitor I42 family protein, whose translation MPKSKSLLALATTLTIAALAVTGCAQASDPDSTDANGDAQNNGDFTVDVTADYTDDEVTLAEGDVLEVNFGTINTSIGDEWGITAQPDSDIVVSTVRPGDPNATAVAPGSDTEFSLYFEAVGTGETSVTFQYSYRGTATTPAEGPGSTTLTIKVE comes from the coding sequence ATGCCGAAGTCCAAGTCGCTGCTCGCCCTCGCCACCACCCTCACCATCGCCGCCCTCGCGGTAACCGGATGCGCGCAGGCGAGCGACCCCGACTCCACCGACGCGAACGGCGACGCCCAGAACAACGGCGACTTCACGGTCGATGTCACGGCCGACTACACCGACGACGAGGTCACGTTGGCAGAGGGCGACGTGCTCGAGGTCAACTTCGGCACCATCAACACGAGCATCGGCGACGAATGGGGCATCACGGCCCAGCCCGACTCCGACATCGTCGTAAGCACGGTGCGCCCCGGCGACCCGAACGCCACCGCCGTCGCGCCCGGCAGCGACACCGAGTTCTCCCTCTACTTCGAGGCGGTCGGCACTGGCGAGACGTCAGTCACCTTCCAGTACAGCTACCGTGGCACCGCGACCACTCCGGCAGAGGGCCCGGGCTCCACGACGCTCACTATCAAGGTCGAGTAA
- a CDS encoding ABC transporter permease: MSRGRRAAKRNEGTIPLDGPPAHVSRRLTRPERKVRDRLNRSAFAFDVEAAYGDLTHLTRVSVRPPLGEYIRGIWERRHFVWREARSRVATSNTHERLGNAWLIIRPILDAAFYWLIFGVLLNMSRGMSNYVAFVIIGIFMFQYTGTALTTGASAIRQSRALIRAFNFPRASILVSMLLRDMLQRFPAMLVMFIMIMAVPPHALPKLTWLLFPVIFVLHSLFNFGIYLIMARFGSALPDLSQAMQFLSRILIYGSAVIFPIDRFINHPSILAVVEANPIYQFLMAYRTTIIDGAVPPLEIWLALVIWAIATPMVGFVLFWFAEESYARER; encoded by the coding sequence GTGAGTAGAGGACGCCGCGCCGCGAAGCGGAATGAAGGAACGATTCCGCTCGATGGTCCTCCCGCGCACGTTTCGCGTCGCCTGACTCGCCCCGAGCGCAAGGTTCGCGACCGTTTGAACCGGTCTGCGTTCGCGTTCGACGTTGAAGCAGCCTATGGCGATCTCACACACCTCACCCGTGTTAGCGTTCGGCCACCGCTCGGCGAGTACATTCGAGGAATCTGGGAGCGCCGACACTTCGTGTGGCGCGAGGCTCGCAGCCGAGTTGCTACGAGCAACACCCACGAACGCCTGGGCAACGCTTGGCTCATCATTCGCCCGATTCTCGACGCAGCCTTCTACTGGCTGATCTTTGGCGTCCTGCTGAATATGAGCCGTGGCATGTCGAACTATGTCGCCTTCGTCATCATCGGTATCTTCATGTTCCAATACACCGGAACGGCTCTCACTACTGGTGCCTCGGCGATCAGACAGTCACGAGCGCTGATTCGCGCGTTCAATTTCCCTCGTGCCTCGATTCTGGTCTCGATGCTGCTCCGGGACATGCTTCAAAGGTTTCCCGCGATGTTGGTCATGTTCATCATGATCATGGCAGTGCCCCCGCACGCACTGCCAAAGCTGACTTGGCTGCTCTTTCCTGTCATTTTTGTGCTGCACTCGCTCTTCAACTTCGGCATCTACCTGATCATGGCGCGCTTTGGTTCTGCCCTGCCTGACCTGTCGCAGGCAATGCAGTTTCTATCCCGAATACTGATCTATGGGTCGGCTGTGATCTTTCCGATCGATCGCTTCATCAATCACCCATCGATCTTGGCAGTGGTCGAAGCCAACCCGATCTACCAGTTTCTAATGGCCTATAGAACGACCATCATCGATGGTGCCGTGCCACCACTTGAGATCTGGCTCGCACTCGTCATCTGGGCAATTGCCACTCCCATGGTGGGCTTCGTCCTGTTCTGGTTTGCAGAGGAGTCGTATGCCAGAGAACGCTGA
- a CDS encoding universal stress protein, which yields MASRIVVGINGSSADTSAVAWAATEVAREGGTLLIFSVIAAGGAGGELEPRAKELLAEHAAAARAIAPNAELRTEVHHAKSLPEGFEEVSADADLLVIGRDSHGRRSRSPGAVRIAAASKAPVVAVPEIDLGNRRGVVVGTDGSEPSRLALEFAASVANSREVPLIAVISWQLSAGLGYEYAYGEDFAKATERSSAEELDRALEPIEAKYPNLEIQRVVMEGHPVDVLTKAAEKARLLVVGTHGRGAFRRLLLGSVSHELLQDVTLPTVIVR from the coding sequence ATGGCAAGTCGAATCGTCGTAGGAATCAATGGCTCGAGCGCTGATACGAGCGCCGTTGCTTGGGCCGCCACCGAGGTGGCGCGCGAGGGTGGCACGCTGCTGATCTTCAGCGTGATCGCGGCGGGTGGTGCCGGTGGCGAGCTCGAGCCCCGGGCGAAGGAGCTGCTCGCCGAGCACGCCGCGGCGGCGCGGGCGATCGCCCCCAACGCCGAGCTGCGCACCGAAGTGCACCACGCGAAGAGTCTGCCCGAGGGGTTCGAAGAGGTCTCGGCAGACGCCGACCTGCTCGTGATCGGACGCGACTCGCACGGCAGGCGCTCGCGCAGCCCCGGGGCTGTGCGCATCGCCGCCGCGAGCAAGGCACCCGTGGTCGCGGTGCCCGAGATCGACCTCGGCAACCGTCGTGGTGTTGTCGTCGGCACCGATGGCTCGGAGCCGTCGCGGCTCGCACTCGAGTTTGCGGCCTCGGTGGCGAACTCGCGCGAGGTGCCGCTCATTGCGGTGATCAGCTGGCAGCTCTCGGCCGGGCTCGGCTACGAGTACGCGTACGGCGAGGACTTCGCGAAGGCGACCGAGCGGTCAAGCGCGGAGGAGCTTGACCGCGCACTCGAGCCGATCGAGGCGAAATACCCGAACCTCGAGATTCAGCGCGTGGTGATGGAGGGGCACCCGGTGGATGTGCTGACGAAGGCGGCCGAGAAGGCGCGACTGCTCGTGGTCGGCACGCACGGCCGCGGCGCGTTCCGTCGCCTGCTGCTCGGCTCGGTGAGTCACGAGTTGCTGCAGGATGTGACGCTGCCGACCGTGATTGTGCGGTAG